AAATAATATGAATAAATAATAATGTAATTGTATTCTATTATATTATGTGTTATATTATAACTATGGTATGTTTAAAGGTTTGTTCTTTAATGTCTTAAAAATTTTTTATTATGCGACATAATAACAATATATAATTTTTAAATAATAATAATAATAATAATAATAATAATATATATTATAAAAGTTCAAACGAATATCATATAACTACATTATTATAGGCGATGGTAAAAATGGTAAAATTAACCGAAGAAATGAAAAAATCACTAAATGAAGCCATTGTATTTCTTGGCACAGCTTCAAAAGACGGAATACCAAATATAGCACCTATGAAAGCGCTAAAAGTAATAGATGATGAAACTGTTGTTATATGCGATAATTTCATGCTTAAAACATTAAAAAATATTAAAGAAAATCCAAATGTTTCAATTGCTACGGCTGATTGTAGGGAAAATCCATTCCAATACAAAGGAGTTGCAGAATATCATACAGAAGGGGAATGGTTTGAAATTGCAAAAGAAATAGATGCACAATTTAACAAAATTCCAAAAGGGGCCATTGTAATAAAAATAAAAGAAGTATATAATTTAAAATCTGGTGAAGATGCTGGAAAATTACTTTTAAAAGATGAATAAATTATATTATTATATCTATTTTTTTAAATATTTACTCGGAGCTCCGAAAAATTTATAATAATTTTTAAAATTTAAAAAATCTACAATGTTAAAAATAAAAAAAGAAAAAGAATAAAAGGTTTATAATAAGCCTGCTGTATCTAATGCCATTTTAGCCTCTTCTGTTGAAGCCCCTTTCTCGATTTCAACTGTTTTATCGGTTGCTTCGAGGTGTTTTAAGTTGCATCTTCTTCTTTTTACATTTCCGTCGATTACAACAAAGTTTTTGTCTAATACATCTACAATTACACAGGTGTTTCCTGCTTCTCTTCCCAATGTTTTAACACATACTCTTCCTACTTCTACTGCTATCATATTCTCACCTAAGTTTTTTGTTATTACTGGTCGTCGCCAACCGTAATTCATCCTACAAACAAGGAATGAGTTATTATTTAGATTTATTGGCTATTGCCCTATCTATAATACTAAATACGCCCTCTATATTCCATGCCGATGAATTTATAATAATATCATATATTGATAAATCATCTATATTTATGTCATATAATTCTTTATAGCGTTTCTTTTCGCTATTTTCTCTATTTATCATCTTATTTAGTGCGGTGTTTATATCTTCGCATTCTCTTTCGCTTATTCTTTCACACCTAACCATTGAAGGAGCCCTCAACCATATTGAAATGGTTGGTTCAACTGAATTTTTTTTGAGCATCCATGTAGCAAGTCTTCCTTCAAGAACTATATTTCCTTCTTTTGCCAATTCGACCTGTTTTCTATCAATCTCATGGTCAATATTAGGATTTTCTTCGGCATACTTGCTAAATTCTTGGAGCCCCATACCCATTTCTTTTGCCATATCTCGAAAAATAAAACCTGCACAAACATGATTTAAATTATATTTTTCAGATATTAGCTTTGCTATGGTTGTGGTTCCAGTTCCCGGAAGTCCTCCAATAGTTATTATCATTATCGCACCCTATAAGTTTCTTGCTTTCTCAATCATTAACCTTTTGAGACATTTTGGACATAAAAATCCACCATATGGTCTCTCTGGTCTTTTCTCTGTCTTTGAAAGTTTTGCTATCTCTATTTTTCGTCCTCTTGGAACTCCGTTAAGGAGAGCTCCACATGCACCACATTTAGCTTTTGAAACTTTACTTCTTCTGTGGTGTGTGAGAGTTTTGTTTCCAGGACCTCTTTTTGAAATTTTTTTGAATGAACCTGACTTAAATCTTGGAGCAGGCATATTATAACCTCTTTGTGTTTCATTTAATTTGTATTAAAATGGTATATTTAGTATGCAATTATAGTATATAAATATTTTGCTGGTATTGGTGGAGCTCCTTATATAATTAATTATAATTATTTTTTTATTATTTTTAGAGTTTAAAACAAAAACATTATTTTAAAATTATAGTAAGTTCAATAACTGTCCCTTATCCGTCCTATTGTAAAAATTCCCCTGGAATTTTGAGGTCCCCCTGGGATTCAATAATCTCTGATTATTGCATATCGTAAAAACTCCTTCGGAGTTTTGAGAAATTATTGAATTTCTCATTATTAGTAATAGGGCAGAGATTTTAGCTTTAAGACGGTTTAGTGAAAAAGACCGAAGATTTACCATATATAAATCTACTAATAAAATATATAAATTTATAAATGTATTCTCCTAAAATAAAAAGCGCAGAGGAAGGGATTTGAACCCTTGCGGAGCAAAGCTCCACCGGATTTCAAGTCCGGCGCCATAGTCCAAGCTCGACCACCTCTGCACAAATTAAAGCATTTTTAGTAGTTTATATCATATATTATCATAATAACTATTCTAAACACACATAATTATAGATATAATAAGTAATATATATACTTTTTGGTAGGGTTCTAAAAATTAATAGAAATATATAATATTATATCAATATTATTTAATTCCCATAACCTTCCTCAATATCATTGAAGTAGCCATTGAGCATAAAATATACCATCCAAGCCAGCCTAATGCCGTATCCCCCACTATACCAAATCCACCTTTGTAAAATATACTCCCAATCCAGTGAAATGGTCCCACAAGTAATATCTTTGAAAGAATTACAGGGAGCTCCACCACAACACCATTCCAACCACTATTTGCCAAATGGATTACTCCATTATAATCATAAACATGCCTCAAATATGCAAATATAGCAATAATTGGCACCCATGTATATATCATAGGTTTGAAACTCATTTTCATCATTTCCATTTGAGATGCCATCATTTTTTGCTGTTCTGCCTGTAATTTTTCCATTAAATCAGGGTCTTTTTGTGCCTGTCTTGCCTTAACTTGAAAATCCTGAATTTCTTTCTTTAATTCAGCCATTCTTTTCTGATTTACAAGCAATTTTGTAGCTAAATTTATAATAAAAGATACAACGAAAGCCATAGTCAATATGGCAATAGCAGGATGCATATTTTTTATAATTGGCATAAATACTGAATCCAATGCACCATAAAACATATTAAAAATTGAGTCAAACATCTTATCTCCTTTAAAAAGTATAATAAATAAATATTAGTTTAAATAATAAATAAAAAAAGAAGTATATATAATTATCTAATTATAAATAAATATATTATAATATATTAATTTTATAACATTTATTTTATTAATATCTTAATATTGAAACTAATTCCTCAACTCCTTCATCCAATAATCCGTTTTTATTCTTAACTATTTTAACTGTGGCCCCAGTTAAAACACCATATGTCATTGCTGCGCATCTATTCATAAATTGATGCTCCTCTATATCGCTAGCTGTTTCCAGGTCTCTTTTTCTTGTTTCGTCACTCATTCTTCTCATTAATATTTCATCCCCAGTAGTTTCCACTACAACTATCATATTAGGATTTAATTCATCTAAAACCCATTTAGGAAGTCCTGCCAAATAACCTTTTGGAGTTTTCACTGTGCTGTGTGTATCAACTACTATTGGCTGTTCTTTTACCATTTCAGCAATTTTCCTACCTGCCATTTTTTGAATTCTTTTTTGGGTATCTGCATCTAATTTTCTCATTTCGTCCCTATCTTCTACGATATTTTGACTTTGAGCTACTTCAAACATTGCAGTCCCGAAATTTACCATTTTATAGTTTATATTTTCTTCTTTTAATATCTCCATTGCTTTCTGGGTTATTGTAGTTCCACCTACTCCGGGTACCCCTGTAACTACCACTAATTTGTGCTCCATATAATCACCTAATATTGTATTTGAAATAATTAATCGTCAATAGTGTGTTCGAAAAATTTGTTCTTAAATGTCAGAAAGAATATTCTGATTTAACCGATAAGATATATTATAAATATTTTTGCGGTATTTTATACGGTAAGTTCTCGAACATACTACAATTTATATTTATATGACATATATATTATTTATTATTTTTTTATTTGATAATGGGCATATATTTATCTATTTATTATGCTTATTTTATTATATATTTATTATTTTTATTTGTCGTTTATAGTTAATCTTCAATAACTGTCCTTTATCTGTCCCAACTTATTAAACAAAAGCATAGCTTTTGTAAACAAAATCCTTTTAGGATTTTGTACAAAATCGAAGATTTTGTAAACAAATTCCTTTGTTTTTCTCTAATACCACAGAGATTTTAGTTTAATTGTGCAGTTTAATGAAAGAGACCGAAGATTGACTATATTTCTTTATATCGTAATTCCATTATAGTTTTAAGTGCAATTCCAATTTCAGTTATTCTGTTTATATCAGTTTCATTATCTAATTTATCAAATAAATAATTTATTTTTTTATTTAATATTTCTTGATGGTTATTGTTATCAATATTGCTGGTAGATTTATCTATGTTGTCCATGTTTGTTATTTTATCCTCATGATTACATTGGGGACAATATTCATTGCCTTCTTTGTCTTCAAACATGGGAGCTCCACAAACATCACAATGTTTGGAAAGCATTTTCGAACCTTTAAACATTTCCTTGGATGCCATTTTTACAAAATCCATCAACTCACCGCAAATTATTTTATATATTGGTAGTTTATTTATATCATATAATTTATAATTTTAATCAATATTAATAATATATTGAATTAGAACAATATATAGTTATAATGTATTTTATAGCATATATCTTATTAAAGGAAGAGTATAAAGATTATAGGAGAGGCATGATAAATATGGAATTAAATTACAATGAATTAGGATTAAAAGTAGGATTAGAAATACACCAACAATTAAACACCAAAAGAAAACTTTTTTGTAATTGTCCCACATTAATACGAGAGGACAGCCCAGACGGAGAAATACAACGAACATTACGAACATCCCAGAGCGAAATGGGAGAAATTGATAAAGCCGCACTTATTGAATCCAAAAAAGGCAAAAAAAATATTTACCAATATTATAATGATACAACCTGTCTTGTGGAATTGGACGAAGAACCTCCACATGCTCCCTCAGAAGAAGCCATAAAAACAGCCTTGGAAGTATCTTATTTAATGAATATGGAGGCAGTTAATGAAATACAGACAATGAGAAAAATAGTAATTGACGGTTCAAATACTAGCGGATTTCAAAGAACAGCCTATATATCCCAGGATGGATTTATTGAAACAGAGCACGGGAGAGTAGGAATAACCAGCCTTTGTTTAGAGGAGGATGCATGTAGAAAAATAGAGGGCAATGATAGTTATACAATATATAGAGTGGATAGGTTGGGAATACCATTATTAGAGATAACCACAGAACCCGACATAACTAACCCCAAAATGGGAAAAGAAAGTGCAAAAAGAATAGGTAGCATATTAAGAGCAACTGGAATGGCTAAAAGGGGGCTGGGCACTATAAGGCAGGATGTAAATGTATCCATAAAAAATGGTGCAAGAATTGAAGCAAAAGGAGTCCAAAATCTTGATTTAATTGAAAAAGTTATTGAAAATGAAGTAATAAGGCAGATGAATTTAATAGAAATAGCAAAAACATTGCAGGAAAGAAATGCCGAAGCCATACACAACATAATAGATATTACAGAATTATTAAAGAATACTAATTCAAAAGTATTAAAAAGTGCTTTAAAAAAGAAAAATGGAAAAATTAAGGCAGTAGTATTAAAAGGATTTGGAGGACTTGTTGGAAAAGAAATTCAGGAAGGTAGAAGGTTGGGAACTGAATTATCAGACCGGGCAAAAATCATTGCAGGAGTTGGAGGATTATTCCACACCGATGAGCTCCCACATTACGGCATAACAGGGGAAGAAGTAAAATTATTGAAAGAATATATAAACAGCATAATATCAATTACAGAACAGGATGCCATTGTATTGGTGGCAGATGAAAATAATAAAGTAGATAATGCCTTAAATGCCATATTAACCAGAGCGGAAGAGGCGATCTTAGGGGTTCCAGAAGAAACCAGAAAAGCCTTGGAAAATGGAAATACCTCTTATTTAAGGCCACTTGCAGGTTCGGCGAGAATGTATCCTGAAACAGATATTCCAGCTATTTATTTAGAGGAGGAATATATTCAGAGCATAAAAGACAATTTACCAGAGATGCCAGAAACAAAATTAAAACGATTTATAAAAGAATATGAATTAAATGAGGATTTGGCAAATATTATGGTTTCCTCATATAAAGTAAATATGTTTGAAGAGTTATGCAAAAATCATAACACTATAAAACCTACGCTAATAGCCACCACCCTTGAAGCTACGCTGAGAGAAATTAAAAGGGAAGGACATAATACTGACGGACTAACAAAACAACATTTTGATATGGTATTTAGTGGATTGGCAGAAGCAAAAACTTCAAAAGAAGCTATTGTAGATATATTAAAAGGATTTATAGAATATCCTAATGAAGATTTAGATAAAATTTTAGAAATAAAAGGATTGAAATCACTTTCAAAAGAGGAAGTTGAAGAAATAATTGAAAATATAATAAATCAAAACATAGAAGTTGTAAATAGTAAAGGTATGGGTGCTATGGGTATGTTGATGGGTAGATGTATGGCGGAGCTCCGAGGTAAAGCCGATGGAAAAATTATAAACACCGTGTTAAAAAATAAATTAATGGAAAAGGCAAATAAATAATAAATAATATATTAAACTTAAAAGGGAAAATATGAATGAGATATTGGGATATATTATTGGTGAAACCACCAATACAGAATTAAGCTTTTTATCATTGGGTATGCCTGAAATTGGGGGGTATGTCTTAATAAAATATGAGAATAAAAATATACTGGGAATGGTTGAAAGTGTTGTGCAGGGTTGCCCAGTATTTGATGAAGTATTAAGCGTAAATGATTTAATAAAATTAAAAAACCTAGAAAATGAAGATTCCTACTATATTATGGGAAAAATAAAGGTATTGGGAGATATTGAAAATAAAGAAATTCCAAGGGTGCCACCAAAACCAGGAACAGAAGTATATATTGCCGACGATGATTCATTAAAAAATATGTTTTCAGATGGGCATTTAAAAATAGGCAAATTGATATCAAGAGAGGTTCCCGTATGCCTTGATGTCAATAAATTATGCTCTCGGCACTTGGCAATATTGGCAATTACCGGAATGGGAAAATCAAACACAGTATCGGTGTTATTATCCGAATTAAATAAGTTAAATGGAACCGTTGTAGTTTTTGATGTTCATGGAGAGTATAAAGAAATAAAATCAAACAACAGCAACAACATATTAAATACTCACAATGTCGAACCACAAATAAATATATTTAATATAAGTAGTAGTGCATTATGTGATTTAGCGGGAGTAGATGCACAGGCCACAAAACAGCGACCATATATTAATAAGGCAATAAAATCGGTTAAAAAACAATATAAGGAAGTTGATTTCAATTCTGCGGAAGATTATGTAAATTCAATAATATTTGAATTGGAATCATATATTGAGATTAATAAAAGAGATGCGGAAAGTATTCAAACTGCCATATTTAGATTGGAGGATATGCTTCAATTTAAAAATCACATTATTAGACTACATTATAATCCAATAGAGGAAATAAAAGACGGACATATTAACATACTGCCATTAGATGGATTAGATGAAAATGATATGGATATTATTATTTCTTACTTTTCAAAAGAGATTTTAAAGAATAGAAAAAAATCATTTAGAAATAATGAACCAAAACCTGTATTTTTAATATTTGAGGAGGCACATTTAATAGTGCCACAAAATAGAAATACAAAATCAAAATATTATATATCCCGAATAGCTCGGGAAGGTAGAAAATTTGGAGTTGGGATATGTCTTGTATCCCAAAGGCCCAAAACTCTTGACCAGGAATCATTATCCCAATGCAACAATTTAATTATATCTAAATTAATAGAACCTTCTGACCAATCCCATGTTCAACATGCCTCTGAGAATTTAAGTGAAGATTTATTAAAACAATTGCCCAGTTTGAATATTGGAGAGGCTGTGATTATAGGGCCTTGTTTAAAAATTCCTGCAATTGTAAAAATAGATAAATTTGATGGAGAATATAAGGGAGAAGATATTGATATTGTAAATATATGGAAGAACAATTATAATAATGAAAATAATGAAAAAAGACTTTATTCAGAAGATATGTATGGAGATTTATAGTTAATCTTCAATAACTGTCCTTTATTTGTCCTATAGTAAAAATTCCCCTGGAATTTTGAGGTCCCCCCGGGATTCAATAATCTCTGATTATTACATATCGTAAAAACTCCTTCGGAGTTTTGAGAATTATTAAATAAAATCCTTTTAGGATTTTGTACAAAAGCATAGCTTTTGTAAACAAATTTCTTAATTTATTGATAATAGGTTAGATTTCAGCTTTTAATCGTAGATGGTTTAGTGAAAAAGACCGAAGATTGACTATAGATTAGGAGCTCCTTAAAATAATATAAATAAAAATATAAAAATAGAGATAACAAAGAATATATATCTATTCCTCTGTTTTTTTGCCCAAATAGGATATATTTATCCGTTTATCATATAATTCTATTTTTAAACCTATTTTAGCAGGGATTATTTTAACTGATGTATTATCCTTAATATATTCGCACTCCTTAATGGGATTTGTCATTTTAACTCCAATATGATTAATAACTACGAGTTCTGGCTTATTTTTCATACTATTTAACAAATCTATTAAATCATTTGAACATAAATGACCTTTTAATTTATTATTTTTTTTCCTAACCACATTTGCCACAAGCACCCTAACGCC
The window above is part of the Methanococcus aeolicus Nankai-3 genome. Proteins encoded here:
- a CDS encoding pyridoxamine 5'-phosphate oxidase family protein, with the translated sequence MVKLTEEMKKSLNEAIVFLGTASKDGIPNIAPMKALKVIDDETVVICDNFMLKTLKNIKENPNVSIATADCRENPFQYKGVAEYHTEGEWFEIAKEIDAQFNKIPKGAIVIKIKEVYNLKSGEDAGKLLLKDE
- a CDS encoding 50S ribosomal protein L14e — translated: MIAVEVGRVCVKTLGREAGNTCVIVDVLDKNFVVIDGNVKRRRCNLKHLEATDKTVEIEKGASTEEAKMALDTAGLL
- the cmk gene encoding (d)CMP kinase, giving the protein MIITIGGLPGTGTTTIAKLISEKYNLNHVCAGFIFRDMAKEMGMGLQEFSKYAEENPNIDHEIDRKQVELAKEGNIVLEGRLATWMLKKNSVEPTISIWLRAPSMVRCERISERECEDINTALNKMINRENSEKKRYKELYDINIDDLSIYDIIINSSAWNIEGVFSIIDRAIANKSK
- a CDS encoding 50S ribosomal protein L34e, producing the protein MPAPRFKSGSFKKISKRGPGNKTLTHHRRSKVSKAKCGACGALLNGVPRGRKIEIAKLSKTEKRPERPYGGFLCPKCLKRLMIEKARNL
- a CDS encoding DUF106 domain-containing protein, which translates into the protein MFDSIFNMFYGALDSVFMPIIKNMHPAIAILTMAFVVSFIINLATKLLVNQKRMAELKKEIQDFQVKARQAQKDPDLMEKLQAEQQKMMASQMEMMKMSFKPMIYTWVPIIAIFAYLRHVYDYNGVIHLANSGWNGVVVELPVILSKILLVGPFHWIGSIFYKGGFGIVGDTALGWLGWYILCSMATSMILRKVMGIK
- a CDS encoding adenylate kinase: MEHKLVVVTGVPGVGGTTITQKAMEILKEENINYKMVNFGTAMFEVAQSQNIVEDRDEMRKLDADTQKRIQKMAGRKIAEMVKEQPIVVDTHSTVKTPKGYLAGLPKWVLDELNPNMIVVVETTGDEILMRRMSDETRKRDLETASDIEEHQFMNRCAAMTYGVLTGATVKIVKNKNGLLDEGVEELVSILRY
- a CDS encoding Sjogren's syndrome/scleroderma autoantigen 1 family protein, with the translated sequence MDFVKMASKEMFKGSKMLSKHCDVCGAPMFEDKEGNEYCPQCNHEDKITNMDNIDKSTSNIDNNNHQEILNKKINYLFDKLDNETDINRITEIGIALKTIMELRYKEI
- the gatE gene encoding Glu-tRNA(Gln) amidotransferase subunit GatE, with amino-acid sequence MELNYNELGLKVGLEIHQQLNTKRKLFCNCPTLIREDSPDGEIQRTLRTSQSEMGEIDKAALIESKKGKKNIYQYYNDTTCLVELDEEPPHAPSEEAIKTALEVSYLMNMEAVNEIQTMRKIVIDGSNTSGFQRTAYISQDGFIETEHGRVGITSLCLEEDACRKIEGNDSYTIYRVDRLGIPLLEITTEPDITNPKMGKESAKRIGSILRATGMAKRGLGTIRQDVNVSIKNGARIEAKGVQNLDLIEKVIENEVIRQMNLIEIAKTLQERNAEAIHNIIDITELLKNTNSKVLKSALKKKNGKIKAVVLKGFGGLVGKEIQEGRRLGTELSDRAKIIAGVGGLFHTDELPHYGITGEEVKLLKEYINSIISITEQDAIVLVADENNKVDNALNAILTRAEEAILGVPEETRKALENGNTSYLRPLAGSARMYPETDIPAIYLEEEYIQSIKDNLPEMPETKLKRFIKEYELNEDLANIMVSSYKVNMFEELCKNHNTIKPTLIATTLEATLREIKREGHNTDGLTKQHFDMVFSGLAEAKTSKEAIVDILKGFIEYPNEDLDKILEIKGLKSLSKEEVEEIIENIINQNIEVVNSKGMGAMGMLMGRCMAELRGKADGKIINTVLKNKLMEKANK
- a CDS encoding helicase HerA-like domain-containing protein; this translates as MNEILGYIIGETTNTELSFLSLGMPEIGGYVLIKYENKNILGMVESVVQGCPVFDEVLSVNDLIKLKNLENEDSYYIMGKIKVLGDIENKEIPRVPPKPGTEVYIADDDSLKNMFSDGHLKIGKLISREVPVCLDVNKLCSRHLAILAITGMGKSNTVSVLLSELNKLNGTVVVFDVHGEYKEIKSNNSNNILNTHNVEPQINIFNISSSALCDLAGVDAQATKQRPYINKAIKSVKKQYKEVDFNSAEDYVNSIIFELESYIEINKRDAESIQTAIFRLEDMLQFKNHIIRLHYNPIEEIKDGHINILPLDGLDENDMDIIISYFSKEILKNRKKSFRNNEPKPVFLIFEEAHLIVPQNRNTKSKYYISRIAREGRKFGVGICLVSQRPKTLDQESLSQCNNLIISKLIEPSDQSHVQHASENLSEDLLKQLPSLNIGEAVIIGPCLKIPAIVKIDKFDGEYKGEDIDIVNIWKNNYNNENNEKRLYSEDMYGDL